One window of the Macaca thibetana thibetana isolate TM-01 chromosome 1, ASM2454274v1, whole genome shotgun sequence genome contains the following:
- the ELOA gene encoding elongin-A: MHGGRSCGPRTRREPSSGEEAAPVTAMAAESALQVVEKLQARLVANPDPKKLLKYLKKLSTLPITVDILAETGVGKTVNSLRKHEHVGSFARDLVAQWKKLVPVERNAEPDEQDFEKSSSRKRPRDALQKEEEMEGDYQETWKATGSRSYSPDHRQKKHRKLSELERPHKVSHGHERRDERKRCHRMSPTYSSDPESSDYGHVQSPPSCTSPHQMYIDHYRSLEEDQEPIVSHQKPGKGHSNAFQDRLGTSQERHLGEPHGKGVVSQNKEHKSSHRDKRPVDAKSVEKASVVSREKSHKALSKEENRRPPSGDSAREKPPSSGVKKEKDREGSSLKKKCLPPSEAASDNHLKKPKHRDPEKAKLDKSKQGLDSFDTGKGAGDLLPKVKEKGSNNLKTPEGKVKTNSDRKSLGSLPKVEETDMEDEFEQPTMSFESYLSYDQPRKKKKKIVKTSATALGDKGLKKNDSKSTSKNLDSVQKLPKVNKTKSEKLQPAGADSAKLRKVPDVLPVLPDLPLPAIQANYRPLPSLELISSFQPKRKAFSSPQEEEEAGFTGRRMNSKMQVYSGSKCAYLPKMMTLHQQCIRVLKNNIDSIFEVGGVPYSVLEPVLERCTPDQLYRIEEYNHVLIEETDQLWKVHCHRDFKEERPEEYESWREMYLRLQDAREQRLRVLTKNIQFAHANKPKGRQAKMAFVNSVAKPPRDVRRRQEKFGTGGAAVPEKIKIKPAPYPTGNSHASASSNSFNPSPEEPAYDGPSTSSAHLAPVVSSTVSYDPRKPTVKKIAPMMAKTIKAFKNRFSRR; encoded by the exons ATGCACGGAGGGCGGAGCTGCGGCCCGAGGACGCGACGCGAGCCCAGTTCCGGCGAGGAGGCCGCGCCAGTGACAGCGATGGCGGCGGAGTCGGCGCTCCAAGTTGTGGAGAAGCTGCAGGCGCGCCTGGTCGCGAACCCGGACCCTAAGAAG ctattgaaatatttgaagaaactcTCCACCCTGCCTATTACCGTAGACATTCTTGCG GAGACTGGGGTTGGGAAAACAGTAAATAGCTTGCGAAAGCACGAGCATGTTGGAAGCTTTGCCAGGGACCTAGTGGCCCAGTGGAAGAAGCTGGTTCCTGTGGAACG aaATGCTGAGCCTGATGAACAGGACTTTGAGAAGAGCAGTTCCCGAAAGCGCCCTCGGGATGCCctgcagaaggaggaggagatggagggggACTACCAAGAAACCTGGAAAGCCACGGGGAGCCGATCCTATAGCCCTGACCACAGGCAGAAGAAACATAGGAAACTCTCAGAGCTTGAGAGACCTCACAAAGTGTCCCACGGTCATGAAAGGAGAGACGAGAGAAAGAGGTGTCACAGAATGTCACCAACTTACTCTTCAGACCCTGAGTCTTCTGATTACGGCCACGTTCAATCCCCTCCATCTTGTACCAGTCCTCATCAGATGTACATCGACCACTACAGATCCCTGGAGGAGGACCAGGAGCCCATTGTTTCACACCAGAAGCCTGGGAAAGGCCACAGCAATGCCTTTCAGGACAGACTGGGGACCAGCCAAGAACGACACCTGGGTGAACCCCATGGGAAAGGGGTTGTGAGTCAAAACAAGGAGCACAAATCTTCCCACAGGGACAAACGCCCCGTGGATGCCAAGAGTGTTGAGAAGGCCTCTGTGGTGAGCAGAGAGAAATCACACAAGGCCCTCTCCAAAGAGGAGAACCGAAGGCCCCCCTCAGGGGACAGTGCAAGGGAGAAACCGCCCTCTAGTGGCGTAAAGAAAGAGAAGGACAGAGAGGGCAGCAGCCTGAAGAAGAAGTGTTTGCCTCCCTCAGAGGCTGCTTCAGACAACCACCTGAAAAAGCCAAAGCACAGAGACCCGGAGAAAGCCAAATTGGACAAAAGCAAGCAAGGTCTGGACAGCTTCGACACGGGAAAAGGAGCAGGAGACCTGTTGCCCAAGGTAAAAGAGAAGGGTTCTAACAACCTAAAGACTCCAGAAGGGAAAGTCAAAACTAATTCGGACAGAAAGTCACTGGGCTCCCTCCCTAAAGTTGAGGAGACAGATATGGAGGATGAATTCGAGCAGCCAACCATGTCTTTCGAATCCTACCTCAGCTATGATCAGCCccggaagaaaaagaaaaagattgtgaAAACTTCAGCCACAGCACTTGGAGAtaaaggacttaaaaaaaatgacTCTAAAAGCACTAGTAAAAACTTGGACTCAGTTCAGAAATTACCCAAGGTGAACAAAACCAAGTCAGAGAAGCTGCAGCCGGCTGGAGCTGATTCAGCCAAGCTGAGAAAG GTGCCCGATGTGTTGCCGGTGTTGCCAGACCTTCCGTTACCCGCAATACAGGCCAATTACCGTCCACTGCCTTCCCTCGAGCTGATATCCTCCTTCCAGCCAAAGCGAAAAG CATTCTCTTCAccccaggaagaagaagaagctgGATTTACTGGGCGCAGAATGAATTCCAAGATGCAGGTGTATTCTGGTTCCAAGTGTGCCTATCTCCCTAAAATGATGACCTTGCACCAGCAATGCATCCGAGTACTTAAAAACAACATCGATT CAATCTTTGAAGTGGGAGGAGTCCCATATTCTGTTCTTGAACCTGTTTTGGAGAGGTGTACACCTGATCAGCTGTATCGCATAGAGGAATACAATCAT GTATTAATTGAAGAAACAGATCAATTATGGAAAGTTCACTGTCACCGAGACTTTAAGGAAGAAAGACCCGAAGAATATGAGTCGTGGCGAGAGATGTACCTGCGGCTTCAGGATGCCCGAGAGCAGCGGCTACGAGTACTAACAAAGAACATCCAATTCGCACATGCCAATAAGCCCAAAG GCCGACAAGCAAAGATGGCCTTTGTCAACTCTGTGGCCAAGCCACCTCGTGACGTCCGGAGGAGgcaggaaaagtttggaactggAGGAGCAGCTGTCCCTGAGAAAATCAA GATTAAGCCAGCCCCGTACCCCACGGGAAACAGCCATGCTTCCGCCAGTAGCAACAGCTTTAACCCCAGCCCTGAGGAGCCGGCCTATGATGGCCCAAGCACCAGCAGTGCCCACTTGGCACCAGTGGTCAGCAGCACTGTTTCCTATGATCCTAGGAAACCCACTGTGAAGA AAATTGCCCCAATGATGGCCAAGACAATTAAAGCTTTCAAGAACAGATTCTCCCGACGATAA